The following proteins are co-located in the Clostridiales bacterium genome:
- a CDS encoding calcium-translocating P-type ATPase, PMCA-type, with amino-acid sequence MSKHSGLNPSEVAESRRANGSNELEKRKRKGFLSQYLSSFGDPIIKILLAALALNIIFLFRNANWMESVGIAIAVFLATFVSTLSEYGSEAAFAKLMDEAEQIRCRLMRSGKPVSASISEVVAGDIVLLQAGERIPADGILISGSLKVDQSALNGESKAVAKLPSRDSSVPDAVRNWDLLSFDQLFRGSVVDEGEGIMEVARVGNHTFYGHMAAAMQEETRDSPLKVRLGQLAGTISRLGYIAAFLVAMSDLFSNVVLNNHFMPQLILRELTSFPLMAEHILHALTLAITIVVVAVPEGLPMMITVVLSSNTMRMMKDHVLVRKLVGIETAGSLNILFTDKTGTLTQGKLSVSHFISGDGNVYQNNDPLNRESRLFHLMTISSFFNTGAVLAGDESLGGNMTDRALLDYVLPIYREPDEYIKLDSIPFNSTDKFSAARLCGPMDLSLIKGAPELLLWKCTRYYDEEGRIKALSNLQKLEKIRRDLANQAVRMLVVAASDKWPLDKSSLEDLILIGIVGIRDELRLEARHSVRQVTNAGVQVVMVTGDNKETAVAIGKGCGLVEKEEHYNVITSAELNRLSDEEVKTVLPQIRIVARALPTDKSRLVTLAQEMGLVAGMTGDGINDSPALKLADVGFAMGDGTEVAKEAGDIVIMDNNIASIAKAILYGRTIFKSIQKFIVFQLTMNLCAVGVSLVGPFIGFETPITVIQMLWVNIIMDTLAGLAFAGEPPLEEYMEEPPKSREEPVLNGGMINQILFAGLFTITICMLFLSVGFVKAFYHYHLNPICFYSAFFTLFIFCGLFNSFNARTPRINLTAYLSRNPAFILIMSMIAVVQIVLIYFGGSMFRTGSLAMQELIFAICGAAVVIPADVLRKIAVKRIFPIWKEGDQSASDEKICQ; translated from the coding sequence ATGAGTAAACACAGTGGATTAAATCCCTCCGAAGTGGCTGAATCAAGAAGGGCCAACGGGAGCAATGAACTGGAAAAAAGAAAGAGAAAGGGGTTCCTGAGTCAATATCTGAGCAGTTTTGGTGATCCTATCATCAAAATTCTTTTGGCTGCGCTGGCATTGAATATCATTTTTCTTTTTCGAAATGCAAATTGGATGGAATCAGTGGGTATTGCCATTGCAGTCTTTCTTGCTACCTTTGTTTCCACTCTTTCTGAATACGGAAGTGAAGCGGCTTTTGCTAAATTGATGGACGAAGCAGAGCAGATCCGGTGCAGACTGATGCGCTCCGGGAAACCCGTCTCTGCTTCTATTTCTGAGGTCGTGGCAGGGGATATCGTGCTGCTTCAGGCAGGGGAGAGAATTCCTGCGGATGGGATATTAATATCGGGAAGCCTCAAAGTAGATCAATCGGCATTAAATGGTGAGAGCAAGGCGGTGGCAAAATTGCCTTCGCGTGATTCGTCAGTACCTGATGCAGTGAGAAACTGGGACTTGCTGTCCTTTGACCAATTATTCCGAGGAAGCGTCGTGGACGAGGGAGAAGGCATCATGGAGGTGGCAAGGGTCGGCAACCATACTTTTTACGGTCATATGGCAGCCGCAATGCAGGAGGAAACTCGAGACAGCCCGCTGAAAGTGAGACTTGGACAGCTTGCAGGTACCATCAGCAGGCTTGGTTACATCGCAGCTTTTCTTGTAGCAATGTCCGATCTTTTCAGTAATGTGGTTTTGAACAATCACTTCATGCCTCAGTTGATCCTCCGGGAGCTGACAAGCTTTCCGTTAATGGCAGAGCATATCCTGCATGCGTTAACTCTGGCGATTACCATCGTTGTGGTTGCTGTGCCGGAAGGGTTACCGATGATGATCACCGTGGTACTATCCTCCAACACCATGAGAATGATGAAGGACCATGTTCTGGTGCGTAAACTGGTGGGAATTGAGACCGCAGGGAGTCTGAACATCCTGTTTACGGACAAGACTGGAACGCTGACACAGGGGAAGCTCTCTGTCAGTCACTTTATTTCCGGTGACGGCAACGTTTATCAGAACAATGACCCGTTGAACAGAGAATCCAGACTGTTTCATCTGATGACAATCTCCAGCTTTTTTAATACCGGTGCGGTATTAGCCGGCGACGAATCACTGGGGGGCAATATGACTGATCGGGCTCTATTGGACTATGTGCTGCCTATCTACCGGGAACCGGATGAATATATCAAACTGGATTCCATCCCTTTTAACAGTACGGATAAATTTTCTGCTGCAAGGCTCTGTGGTCCGATGGACCTTTCTCTGATAAAAGGGGCACCTGAGTTGTTGCTTTGGAAATGCACAAGATACTATGACGAGGAGGGAAGGATCAAGGCCTTATCCAACCTGCAGAAACTTGAAAAAATCCGTCGGGATCTGGCAAATCAGGCAGTCAGAATGCTGGTCGTGGCAGCATCGGACAAATGGCCGCTGGATAAAAGCAGCCTGGAAGACTTGATCTTAATCGGGATTGTTGGAATCCGCGATGAGCTGAGATTGGAGGCCCGCCATTCAGTAAGGCAGGTGACCAATGCCGGCGTTCAGGTAGTTATGGTTACTGGAGATAATAAAGAGACGGCTGTTGCCATAGGAAAAGGATGCGGTCTGGTGGAGAAGGAAGAGCATTACAACGTTATAACCAGTGCAGAACTGAATCGGCTTTCAGATGAAGAGGTAAAGACTGTGCTTCCGCAAATTCGAATTGTCGCAAGAGCGCTTCCCACCGACAAGAGCAGGCTTGTAACACTGGCTCAGGAAATGGGGCTGGTGGCAGGGATGACAGGGGACGGCATCAATGACAGCCCGGCACTGAAGCTTGCAGATGTGGGATTTGCTATGGGAGATGGAACGGAGGTTGCGAAGGAGGCAGGGGACATTGTCATTATGGATAATAACATCGCCTCCATTGCAAAGGCCATCCTATACGGCAGAACCATATTTAAAAGTATTCAGAAGTTCATCGTATTCCAGCTGACGATGAATCTATGCGCCGTTGGCGTATCGCTGGTGGGGCCTTTCATCGGCTTTGAAACACCCATCACAGTGATTCAAATGCTTTGGGTCAATATCATTATGGATACGCTTGCAGGCCTTGCGTTTGCGGGAGAACCGCCGCTGGAAGAGTATATGGAGGAACCGCCCAAATCGAGAGAGGAGCCGGTTTTAAACGGAGGGATGATCAACCAAATCTTATTTGCAGGTCTTTTTACAATCACGATCTGCATGCTGTTTCTGTCCGTTGGTTTTGTGAAAGCGTTCTATCACTATCACCTGAATCCGATCTGTTTTTATTCCGCATTTTTTACCTTGTTTATTTTCTGCGGATTATTCAACAGCTTTAACGCCAGAACTCCAAGAATCAATTTGACAGCGTACCTTAGCAGAAATCCGGCATTTATCCTGATTATGTCCATGATAGCAGTTGTACAAATTGTACTGATCTATTTCGGAGGGAGCATGTTCCGCACGGGGAGTCTGGCGATGCAGGAGCTTATCTTTGCAATCTGTGGTGCGGCAGTGGTGATTCCAGCCGATGTCCTCCGCAAAATTGCCGTAAAGAGAATCTTTCCGATTTGGAAAGAAGGCGATCAGAGCGCATCTGATGAAAAGATATGCCAATAG
- a CDS encoding amino acid permease, producing the protein MEDVKNEASLKRSLKQRHLTMIGLGGSIGTGLFVALGYNITAAGPGGALLAYIITGALVYFLMTSLGEMSTQIPVTGSFSSYCTRFVDPAFGFAVGWNYWFSWSITVAVELVVSCILVKFWMPDANSVLWSAIFLVLVYLLNYFSARAYGEGEFWFAGIKVVTVVVFLIMGVLMILGIMGGQSPGFSNWTVGEAPFVGGGLAVLGCFLFAGFSFQGTEIVGIASGETEHPEKTVPKAIKSVFWRIMIFYIGAVALIGFLLPYTDPNLSKTGVENLIYSPFTLVFERAGLAIAASLMNAVILTSVLSCGNAGLYCSTRMLYSLAEEGKAPQIFKKVNKRGTPIYALNLTTLVAALCFLTAEYGLNTVYYWLLNASALTGFIAWLAIAMSHYAFRRAYIAQGHRIEDLKYKAKWYPFGPILSAVLCVCIILGQFYAYGDFTFMGFLVAYFGLFIFLICYFGYKFIKKTKMIKPEEADLVYYK; encoded by the coding sequence ATGGAAGACGTTAAAAATGAAGCCAGCCTAAAAAGAAGTTTAAAGCAAAGACACCTAACCATGATTGGACTTGGAGGATCAATCGGTACCGGACTATTCGTTGCATTGGGTTATAACATTACTGCCGCGGGTCCTGGAGGAGCCTTACTAGCCTATATTATCACTGGTGCACTTGTCTATTTTCTAATGACTAGCCTTGGTGAAATGTCAACCCAAATCCCTGTTACAGGTTCGTTTTCTTCCTACTGCACACGTTTTGTGGACCCGGCATTTGGGTTTGCCGTTGGATGGAATTATTGGTTTTCTTGGTCGATTACAGTCGCGGTCGAGCTTGTTGTAAGCTGCATTCTCGTAAAATTCTGGATGCCTGATGCCAATAGTGTCCTTTGGAGTGCAATTTTTCTTGTTCTTGTATATTTACTGAATTATTTTTCTGCTCGTGCCTATGGAGAAGGCGAGTTTTGGTTTGCTGGCATCAAAGTTGTTACAGTTGTCGTGTTCCTCATCATGGGAGTGCTGATGATTCTGGGAATCATGGGGGGGCAATCACCTGGTTTCAGTAACTGGACCGTAGGAGAGGCACCCTTTGTGGGAGGCGGTCTGGCTGTATTGGGTTGCTTCCTTTTTGCCGGATTCTCTTTCCAAGGAACTGAAATCGTGGGAATTGCATCCGGAGAGACGGAGCATCCGGAGAAAACGGTTCCGAAGGCCATAAAAAGCGTCTTTTGGCGTATTATGATCTTTTACATCGGTGCGGTTGCGCTGATTGGCTTTCTGCTGCCGTACACCGATCCAAATTTATCTAAGACCGGCGTTGAAAATTTGATCTATAGCCCATTCACCCTTGTGTTTGAAAGAGCAGGACTTGCAATTGCAGCTTCCTTGATGAATGCAGTAATCCTTACTTCGGTGCTTTCTTGTGGGAATGCTGGTCTCTATTGTTCCACCAGAATGTTATATTCTCTCGCTGAAGAGGGTAAAGCTCCCCAGATCTTTAAAAAAGTTAATAAAAGGGGAACTCCAATCTATGCATTGAACCTTACCACTCTAGTTGCAGCTCTTTGCTTCCTTACCGCTGAGTACGGGCTGAATACAGTCTACTACTGGCTGCTTAATGCATCTGCATTGACTGGTTTCATCGCTTGGCTGGCTATTGCGATGTCTCATTATGCGTTCCGACGTGCTTATATTGCGCAGGGACATCGGATTGAGGATCTGAAATATAAAGCCAAATGGTATCCCTTTGGACCCATTCTCTCCGCTGTTCTTTGTGTATGCATCATCTTGGGTCAGTTCTATGCCTATGGTGACTTTACCTTCATGGGCTTTCTCGTTGCCTACTTCGGTCTGTTTATCTTTCTGATTTGCTACTTTGGTTACAAATTCATAAAGAAGACAAAGATGATCAAGCCTGAGGAAGCGGATCTGGTTTACTACAAATAG
- a CDS encoding HD domain-containing protein: protein MRKKPFKIKLTILIYVLCFISIGLYSIIQFRYTEQVFLNKFEQEKFMVEEQVLLAVKDADVNYSMLELQFDEQIRNALYDMHFRYMRDGSLKLPGHAIVPGVNYYVIDENNSVIMTTDPIDKGLSFQGIPEFVAFLDSVRKNGIYLSDRLSFSVRDNRVMRYSYLPSGDGRYIFEAGLNMKIMTEKYEGIGFESIEKKIRKNHEFVESVTVYDRDGNSYIYDPSGGLIKMDSKKLSILHRALDEETSIDQSEKRDGYHRYYRYIPYKIENAIGTNQQNIIEVIYNDKHLLKELNELERYTFSISLVWLVMSALLSIFLARSVSRPIEIITKAVHQVSAGNYFVETDLKTGDELEYLSKSFDQMVRTIHELREEDYAREAELERALAENRRLYYETVKMLANAIEAKDQYTGGHCDRVKDYAVLIGVELGLQEGELQNLIYGSLLHDIGKIGIPEDILRKEGKLSDFEMNLVRQHPEIGFRILHSTQFLMECRRMVYEHHERFDGLGYPQGLKGLDIDLYARIIAVADSYDAMTTIRPHRKIPLTKEEAIGELIRNSGTQFDPNIVGAFIDAFATKGAAG, encoded by the coding sequence ATGAGAAAGAAACCGTTTAAAATTAAACTGACAATACTGATCTATGTTCTGTGCTTCATCAGCATAGGACTATACAGTATTATCCAATTTAGATATACGGAGCAGGTATTTCTGAACAAGTTTGAGCAGGAAAAATTTATGGTGGAAGAACAGGTGCTTCTTGCGGTGAAGGATGCAGATGTAAACTATTCCATGCTTGAGCTTCAGTTTGATGAACAGATCCGGAATGCCCTTTATGATATGCACTTCCGTTACATGAGGGATGGATCACTGAAACTGCCTGGGCACGCTATTGTTCCGGGAGTGAATTACTATGTGATTGATGAGAATAACAGTGTCATTATGACGACCGATCCCATCGATAAGGGACTCTCCTTTCAAGGGATACCGGAATTTGTAGCGTTTCTTGACAGCGTGAGAAAGAATGGGATCTACTTGTCCGACAGACTTTCTTTTTCCGTCAGAGATAACCGTGTGATGCGCTACAGCTATCTGCCCAGCGGAGACGGACGTTATATCTTCGAAGCAGGTCTGAACATGAAGATCATGACAGAAAAATATGAAGGAATCGGCTTTGAATCAATTGAAAAAAAGATCAGAAAAAATCATGAATTTGTTGAATCGGTAACGGTATATGATCGGGACGGTAATTCTTATATTTATGATCCCTCTGGTGGACTGATCAAGATGGATTCTAAGAAACTTAGCATTTTGCATAGGGCGTTGGATGAAGAAACCTCCATCGATCAGTCGGAAAAAAGGGACGGTTACCATCGCTACTATCGGTACATTCCTTATAAAATAGAGAATGCCATCGGAACAAATCAGCAGAACATCATTGAGGTTATTTACAACGATAAGCACCTTCTCAAGGAACTGAACGAGTTGGAACGATACACGTTCAGCATTAGCCTTGTCTGGCTCGTCATGTCGGCTCTTTTGAGCATATTTCTGGCTCGCAGCGTATCAAGGCCAATCGAAATTATAACAAAAGCCGTGCATCAGGTCAGCGCAGGCAACTATTTTGTTGAGACAGACTTAAAGACAGGTGATGAACTGGAGTATTTAAGCAAAAGCTTTGATCAGATGGTCAGAACCATTCATGAACTGCGGGAAGAGGACTATGCCAGAGAGGCAGAACTGGAAAGAGCGCTTGCGGAAAATAGGAGACTTTACTATGAGACCGTCAAAATGCTTGCCAATGCCATCGAAGCGAAGGACCAGTATACAGGGGGACACTGTGACAGAGTGAAGGATTATGCAGTCCTGATCGGAGTAGAACTGGGTCTGCAGGAAGGAGAACTTCAGAACCTAATCTATGGCAGTTTGCTCCATGATATTGGAAAGATCGGCATTCCGGAGGACATTCTTCGCAAAGAGGGGAAACTCAGCGATTTCGAGATGAATCTGGTGCGCCAGCATCCAGAAATAGGTTTCCGCATCCTTCATTCAACACAGTTTTTGATGGAGTGCAGACGGATGGTCTATGAGCATCATGAGCGATTTGACGGACTCGGTTATCCCCAAGGCTTGAAGGGCTTGGATATTGATTTGTATGCTAGGATTATCGCTGTGGCGGACAGCTATGATGCCATGACAACCATCAGACCGCATCGGAAAATCCCGCTGACAAAGGAAGAGGCCATCGGTGAACTTATTCGAAATTCAGGAACACAATTTGATCCTAACATCGTCGGAGCATTTATTGATGCTTTTGCAACAAAAGGCGCAGCAGGCTGA
- a CDS encoding PTS ascorbate transporter subunit IIC, translating to MGVLNFIINEIFGQGAIFLAIVALIGLILQKKSTSEIVRGTLMTAIGFFVLSQGTGIIVTRAIDGLSGAFNTMMPTASGSPDIDMTVYGTQIGIVMLVAFAFNLFFARFTRWKSIFLTGHMLYWFPYVFIAAGVDAGLTGVKLVVLAAVFTSAYMVISPNLMRPLVKEVTGDDSFTIGHPTTILSVISGYLGKAIGNKSRSTEDLKIPKGLGFLREVSITGSIVICITYVVMYFILLSNKLNPGEVWGYAGGSTGAFTYIFTKSVFFGVGITIMLLGVRMLIAEIVPAFKGIAEKLVPGAIPALDCPVIFNYAPNALIIGFIVAMITSTITIIMTAGMFPTIIIPLTVTCFFEIGTAAIIGNATGGVRGAVVGAALSGIIMIFLVGFGSYFFGNTINNWMLVYGGQDFSFWGILEGLVARLIL from the coding sequence ATGGGTGTTCTTAATTTCATTATTAATGAAATCTTTGGTCAGGGTGCAATTTTTCTGGCAATCGTAGCCTTGATCGGTTTGATACTCCAGAAAAAATCTACCAGCGAAATCGTTAGGGGAACTTTGATGACTGCCATTGGGTTCTTTGTACTGTCTCAAGGTACCGGCATTATCGTAACCAGAGCAATTGATGGTCTTTCGGGAGCATTTAATACAATGATGCCAACAGCCAGTGGGTCACCGGATATTGATATGACGGTTTATGGTACCCAGATCGGTATCGTAATGCTGGTAGCTTTCGCATTTAATTTGTTTTTTGCGCGCTTTACGAGATGGAAATCCATCTTTCTGACGGGACACATGCTCTACTGGTTTCCCTATGTGTTCATTGCGGCCGGTGTGGATGCCGGACTTACGGGAGTAAAGCTGGTGGTTCTTGCGGCAGTCTTTACATCAGCATATATGGTCATATCACCCAATCTGATGAGACCTCTGGTCAAAGAGGTTACCGGAGATGATAGTTTCACCATCGGACACCCAACGACGATTTTATCCGTTATTTCCGGATACCTTGGGAAGGCAATCGGAAACAAGTCAAGGTCAACGGAAGATTTGAAGATTCCCAAAGGACTGGGATTCCTCAGAGAAGTATCCATTACCGGCTCTATTGTAATTTGTATTACCTACGTGGTCATGTATTTCATTCTACTGTCCAACAAGCTTAACCCCGGTGAGGTATGGGGCTATGCGGGAGGATCAACAGGGGCGTTTACATATATCTTTACGAAGTCGGTATTCTTCGGTGTTGGTATCACCATCATGCTCCTGGGGGTTCGGATGCTCATTGCTGAGATTGTTCCCGCATTTAAGGGTATTGCTGAGAAACTCGTTCCCGGAGCCATACCCGCACTGGATTGCCCGGTCATTTTTAACTATGCTCCCAATGCGCTGATTATTGGATTTATCGTTGCAATGATTACCTCCACCATTACAATCATCATGACAGCGGGAATGTTCCCTACGATCATTATTCCGCTGACCGTTACCTGTTTCTTTGAAATCGGAACGGCAGCCATTATTGGAAATGCAACAGGAGGAGTAAGAGGAGCAGTTGTCGGCGCAGCATTGAGTGGTATTATTATGATCTTCCTTGTAGGCTTCGGCTCCTACTTCTTTGGGAACACAATCAATAACTGGATGCTGGTCTACGGCGGGCAGGACTTCTCTTTCTGGGGAATTCTCGAAGGTCTTGTGGCAAGGCTAATCCTATAA
- a CDS encoding PTS sugar transporter subunit IIB has product MDIKKIQAVCGFGCGSSLFLRMKIQDILRENNLEAEVFCGDIGTCTTAPCDVIFTSAELAEQIMSRTKVPVVPISNFMNKEEIREKTLLFLSKS; this is encoded by the coding sequence ATGGACATAAAGAAAATTCAGGCAGTCTGCGGCTTTGGCTGCGGATCCTCCCTTTTTTTAAGGATGAAAATCCAAGACATTCTTAGGGAGAACAACCTGGAAGCAGAGGTCTTTTGCGGAGACATAGGAACCTGCACTACTGCTCCATGCGATGTTATCTTCACCTCGGCCGAATTGGCTGAACAAATCATGAGCCGCACAAAAGTGCCGGTTGTACCGATCTCAAATTTTATGAATAAGGAAGAAATCAGAGAGAAAACGTTATTATTTTTATCGAAATCATAA
- a CDS encoding PTS sugar transporter subunit IIA has product MEEILQKNHIRVKEPAATWEDAIRRAGSVLAEAGSIEPEYMDYMIESVKEYGPYVVISPMLAIAHAAPGRGVIRNDMSLITLASPVNFGSENDPVSVVLCFGSMDPTSHIYRLTKIAELLSKESRISDLACAATVDEVITILNR; this is encoded by the coding sequence TTGGAAGAGATACTCCAGAAGAATCACATACGTGTAAAAGAACCGGCAGCAACCTGGGAAGATGCCATCCGCAGAGCGGGAAGCGTACTTGCCGAAGCAGGAAGCATCGAACCGGAATATATGGACTATATGATTGAATCAGTGAAAGAATACGGACCTTACGTAGTCATTTCGCCAATGCTTGCCATCGCGCATGCCGCGCCCGGCAGAGGGGTCATCCGCAATGATATGTCGCTGATCACCTTAGCTTCCCCTGTAAATTTTGGCTCGGAGAATGATCCGGTTTCCGTTGTTTTGTGCTTTGGCAGCATGGACCCGACTTCGCATATCTATCGATTGACCAAAATAGCGGAATTACTTTCTAAGGAATCTCGAATCAGTGATTTGGCCTGTGCTGCCACTGTAGATGAAGTCATAACGATACTGAATCGCTAA
- a CDS encoding PRD domain-containing protein, translating into MVNKKTCELLTILIGSPGQSFKYDDLSRQLSVSTRSARNYMQDVTAFLREQELAHLVQVTSKGISFLGSNSDGSLIASRLIDRDFYLYKLSSEERICIIALKLLLTDKACTLSSLEKEFNASRVTLMKDMEQVRHLLSRYKIAVHSSTSQGYRLIATEKDRRELITRIVFHSAESFLQLGGKINIYAFFMNEVCFKDPVYQNLSEILQNAEDHFSAIISDARFEEILFTLKLAVARIKGGFLIAPDEAEEESVRRLSSFKVVEFIEARVSAAVGIIFPYNEKVWLTRKLYECHFYNLKSIEDNSCMQTHLVLINFLDQIGRALSIPLAEDVQLISQLSNHLKDMKKAYKNGVVLYNEFRDQILSEYSAYYSLVQKNCCTLEEHFGYRFSDDEIAYILLYLAVSVERYFEEDTIPRVIVVCHSGIGTANFLVEQLKANFNLRILASTASHKLSDTAKDRDFDLIISTIVLPDMTHRSIKVSPMLDDSDIIGLQRILLEIKKEKRRKRLYQRKLQEVNHIESEGRIRKLKEVFPLQNIILDAECSDWQEGIKLAASPLLAGGSIIEQYLSAIEASVIANGAYFVFCPGVALAHAGPGDGVNRFEISLVRLSTPVCFGHKINDPVHYILCFGSTTNPEDANIILKLMNFISLEGMLEELDTYRDEALLYRRIVG; encoded by the coding sequence TTGGTGAATAAGAAAACCTGCGAATTATTGACCATATTGATCGGTTCTCCTGGTCAGAGCTTCAAGTATGACGATCTGTCACGCCAGCTTTCGGTGAGCACCCGCTCCGCTAGAAATTACATGCAGGACGTAACTGCCTTTCTTCGAGAACAGGAACTGGCTCATCTCGTTCAGGTAACAAGCAAGGGCATTTCTTTTCTGGGGAGCAATAGCGATGGCAGCCTGATTGCATCCCGCCTTATCGACAGGGATTTTTACCTTTACAAGCTCTCCTCCGAAGAACGGATTTGTATTATTGCTTTGAAGCTTCTACTAACTGACAAAGCCTGTACCCTCTCTTCATTAGAGAAGGAATTCAACGCAAGCAGAGTAACGCTCATGAAGGATATGGAACAGGTTCGCCATCTTCTCAGCCGTTACAAGATTGCTGTTCACTCGTCAACAAGCCAAGGTTACCGCCTGATAGCAACAGAAAAAGACAGGCGGGAATTGATTACAAGAATTGTCTTTCATTCAGCGGAGTCGTTTCTACAGCTTGGAGGGAAAATCAATATCTATGCTTTTTTCATGAATGAAGTTTGCTTCAAAGACCCTGTTTATCAAAATTTATCCGAAATCTTGCAAAATGCTGAAGATCACTTTTCAGCAATCATATCTGATGCTCGTTTCGAGGAAATCCTGTTTACACTTAAGTTGGCTGTAGCCCGGATCAAAGGAGGATTTCTGATTGCTCCGGATGAAGCGGAAGAAGAATCGGTCCGCAGGCTAAGTTCTTTTAAAGTTGTAGAGTTTATCGAAGCCCGTGTATCTGCAGCTGTCGGGATTATATTTCCCTATAACGAAAAGGTCTGGCTTACCCGTAAATTGTATGAATGTCATTTTTATAATCTAAAAAGTATCGAGGATAATTCCTGCATGCAGACCCACCTGGTCCTGATCAATTTTTTGGATCAAATAGGAAGAGCGCTATCGATTCCTCTTGCCGAAGATGTACAGCTGATCAGCCAGCTGAGCAACCACCTTAAGGATATGAAAAAAGCTTACAAGAACGGGGTGGTCCTGTATAATGAATTTCGCGATCAGATCCTATCTGAATACAGCGCATATTATTCTCTTGTGCAGAAAAACTGCTGCACACTGGAGGAACATTTTGGCTATCGCTTCAGCGATGATGAAATTGCGTATATTCTACTTTATCTTGCAGTCAGCGTGGAACGCTATTTCGAAGAGGATACCATTCCGCGAGTCATCGTGGTATGTCATAGCGGCATTGGGACAGCAAATTTTCTGGTTGAACAGCTGAAAGCCAACTTCAACCTGAGAATACTGGCTTCCACTGCCTCCCATAAGCTATCCGATACCGCCAAAGATCGTGATTTCGATCTGATTATTTCCACCATTGTTCTTCCGGATATGACCCATCGCTCCATCAAAGTCTCTCCAATGCTCGATGATAGTGACATCATCGGGCTGCAGCGAATTCTATTGGAAATAAAAAAAGAAAAACGGAGGAAGCGGCTGTATCAAAGAAAGCTCCAGGAAGTCAATCATATAGAATCGGAAGGACGCATCCGTAAGTTGAAAGAGGTTTTCCCGTTGCAAAACATTATTTTGGATGCGGAATGCAGCGATTGGCAAGAAGGGATCAAGCTGGCAGCTTCCCCGCTTCTTGCTGGGGGCAGTATTATCGAACAGTATCTCAGCGCCATTGAAGCATCGGTTATTGCCAACGGAGCTTATTTCGTTTTCTGTCCCGGCGTCGCCCTTGCGCATGCCGGCCCGGGGGACGGGGTCAATCGGTTTGAAATCTCATTGGTACGGCTGAGTACTCCGGTTTGTTTCGGTCATAAGATCAATGATCCGGTGCATTATATTCTCTGCTTTGGTTCCACAACCAATCCTGAAGATGCAAATATTATCCTGAAGCTAATGAATTTTATCAGTCTGGAAGGAATGCTTGAGGAACTGGATACTTATAGAGATGAAGCTCTTTTATACAGACGTATCGTTGGATGA
- a CDS encoding SIS domain-containing protein produces MMEQENKSKCFDYAAHLLNILNRALETQWESIDQSGFSMATAIKNGCSIFVFGASHAGIIAQEMFYRTGGLAVMNAILPAEFMLNTRPVTQSSDMEQLEGYPSIILSNTPIQAGDVLILHSVSGRNTAAIEMADAARKRGIFTIGITNMTYTKGVTSRHKSGKKLCDLCDIVIDNCGDFEDSSMLLEGMNQKIAPTSSVIGCAIVNMLLIRTVEYLLEFGVEPPIFRSANVDGGSEFNKLLFEKYKDRIHYM; encoded by the coding sequence ATGATGGAACAAGAAAACAAAAGCAAGTGTTTTGACTATGCTGCACACCTACTGAATATCTTAAACCGTGCTTTAGAAACACAATGGGAGTCCATTGATCAAAGCGGCTTTTCCATGGCAACTGCCATAAAAAATGGCTGTTCCATTTTTGTATTTGGTGCGTCCCACGCTGGGATCATTGCACAGGAGATGTTCTACCGTACAGGTGGCTTGGCTGTAATGAACGCCATACTCCCTGCAGAGTTTATGCTGAATACCCGCCCGGTAACCCAATCCAGCGACATGGAACAATTAGAGGGCTATCCCTCTATCATTCTAAGCAATACTCCGATTCAGGCAGGCGATGTTCTGATCCTCCATTCCGTGTCAGGTCGGAACACCGCAGCAATCGAGATGGCTGATGCAGCACGAAAGCGCGGAATCTTCACCATCGGCATCACGAATATGACCTACACCAAAGGCGTCACTTCACGTCACAAGAGCGGAAAAAAGCTCTGCGACCTTTGCGATATTGTCATTGACAACTGTGGTGATTTCGAAGATTCCAGCATGCTTTTAGAAGGGATGAATCAGAAAATCGCACCTACTTCAAGCGTCATCGGCTGCGCCATCGTTAATATGCTTCTGATCAGAACCGTAGAATATCTGCTGGAGTTTGGTGTGGAGCCTCCCATTTTCCGCAGTGCTAACGTCGACGGCGGCTCTGAATTTAATAAGCTCCTATTTGAGAAATATAAAGATCGAATTCATTATATGTAG